From Xiphophorus couchianus chromosome 23, X_couchianus-1.0, whole genome shotgun sequence, one genomic window encodes:
- the rpl36a gene encoding large ribosomal subunit protein eL42 has protein sequence MVNVPKTRRTYCKKCKKHQPHKVTQYKKGKDSLYAQGKRRYDRKQSGYGGQTKPIFRKKAKTTKKIVLRLECVEPNCRSKRMLAIKRCKHFELGGDKKRKGQVIQF, from the exons ATG GTGAACGTCCCGAAGACCCGCAGGACTTACTGCAAAAAGTGCAAAAAGCACCAACCCCACAAGGTGACCCAGTACAAGAAGGGAAAGGATTCCCTCTATGCACAGG GTAAGAGGAGATACGACAGAAAGCAGAGCGGGTACGGTGGGCAAACAAAGCCGATTTTCCGTAAAAAG GCTAAAACGACAAAGAAGATCGTATTGAGGCTAGAGTGTGTGGAGCCCAACTGCAGATCCAAGAGAATGCTGGCCATCAAGAGATGCAAGCACTTCGAGTTGGGTGGTGACAAGAAGAGAAAG GGCCAGGTCATCCAGTTCTAA